In Cenarchaeum symbiont of Oopsacas minuta, a single window of DNA contains:
- a CDS encoding precorrin-6y C5,15-methyltransferase subunit CbiT, with protein sequence MYKLIWKYKTPGIPDSEFSKRDKVPITKEEVRAIQISKARLCEGDTVYDIGCGSGSITVEAAIQVGRSGKIFAIDIDANATSLSKENLEKFGITNVTVIHADGKDAVRDFPQANAIFIGGTGGDTRAIISECVKKLLPGGRIVVGVILVETLLAVIKTFEEIGFEADITQITVSKSRKTSTGTMMLARNPVTIISAEKPLIE encoded by the coding sequence GTGTATAAATTGATATGGAAATATAAAACTCCAGGCATTCCAGACTCGGAATTTTCTAAAAGGGATAAAGTACCCATAACAAAAGAAGAAGTTAGAGCAATTCAGATCAGCAAAGCTAGACTGTGTGAGGGTGACACAGTATACGATATCGGATGTGGTAGTGGCTCGATAACTGTAGAGGCTGCAATACAGGTGGGAAGATCAGGAAAAATATTTGCAATAGATATAGATGCAAATGCTACAAGCCTCTCAAAAGAGAATCTTGAAAAATTCGGTATTACAAACGTCACTGTAATACATGCAGATGGCAAAGATGCTGTACGTGACTTTCCACAAGCAAACGCTATATTTATCGGTGGTACTGGAGGAGATACTAGAGCCATCATCTCTGAATGTGTCAAAAAACTCTTACCTGGTGGAAGAATTGTGGTAGGTGTCATACTTGTAGAGACGCTTTTGGCCGTAATCAAAACTTTTGAAGAGATCGGATTTGAGGCTGACATTACGCAAATTACCGTATCAAAGAGCAGAAAGACCTCTACTGGAACCATGATGCTAGCGAGAAATCCAGTTACGATAATATCTGCAGAAAAACCTCTGATCGAATAG
- a CDS encoding SNF7 produces MPSFDKTWTRQETQSMTGKVREVVKPQGALKPRIQSAVNKLQVQITRMDAMLGKLNQRDKQLFQRIVTSMQQHDTNASKVLSSELAEVRKVTKVLSGARMSIEQVQLRLTTIHDLGDAMVEIGPTMNTMKGLKSSLGKFMPEADTELKSMTDTLGGLMSDSLTSGDAFNMDVDTSNEETDKILQEASAVAEQQVGSKFPSVPTTSDISSELSNTAY; encoded by the coding sequence ATGCCAAGTTTTGACAAGACATGGACCAGGCAAGAGACACAAAGTATGACTGGCAAAGTTCGTGAAGTGGTAAAGCCTCAGGGAGCACTAAAACCACGTATACAAAGTGCGGTAAACAAACTCCAAGTGCAGATCACTCGAATGGATGCTATGCTTGGAAAGCTAAACCAACGAGATAAACAGCTATTCCAGCGCATTGTTACCTCTATGCAACAGCATGACACCAATGCAAGCAAGGTACTCTCCAGCGAGCTAGCCGAAGTACGCAAAGTGACAAAAGTTTTGTCTGGTGCTAGAATGTCGATTGAACAAGTTCAATTAAGACTGACAACAATCCACGATTTGGGTGATGCAATGGTGGAGATTGGACCAACCATGAACACCATGAAGGGTCTGAAATCTTCTCTAGGTAAATTCATGCCAGAGGCTGACACCGAGCTAAAATCCATGACAGACACATTGGGTGGATTGATGAGCGATTCGCTCACATCAGGTGATGCCTTTAACATGGATGTAGACACCTCTAATGAGGAAACAGACAAGATACTTCAGGAAGCATCTGCTGTTGCAGAACAACAAGTGGGATCTAAATTCCCATCGGTTCCTACAACATCAGACATTTCTTCGGAACTCTCAAATACAGCATACTAA
- a CDS encoding Precorrin-2 C20-methyltransferase, which translates to MGCGPGDPDLLTVKAVNAIRTADVILCPKSKDDRPSIALSVVSSLVDRSKTRIVEMVFPMTKDKDVLEQTWEHNAEVMAKETLSCKNAVYITVGDPYLYSTWIYMNRILEEKHPEISITVVPGIVSMFTFASKIGVSIGEGAEKISVIPSCYDLGQVKKLAKNSDTMVFLKDGRYFDKVIDLLREAKFPPTSIFAVGQDLDTENEVVKKLTLGEVNDDTLTTKYFSIMVVKRA; encoded by the coding sequence GTGGGCTGCGGTCCAGGCGATCCAGATCTGCTTACAGTAAAGGCAGTAAATGCAATACGCACAGCTGATGTAATCTTGTGCCCAAAATCCAAGGATGATAGACCGAGCATTGCATTATCGGTAGTTTCTAGTCTTGTAGATAGATCAAAGACACGCATTGTAGAGATGGTGTTTCCTATGACAAAAGATAAAGATGTGCTAGAACAGACATGGGAGCACAACGCCGAGGTTATGGCAAAAGAGACACTCTCATGTAAAAATGCCGTCTATATTACAGTAGGTGATCCATATCTCTACAGCACATGGATATACATGAATAGAATTCTTGAAGAAAAACACCCAGAGATATCTATTACAGTAGTGCCAGGCATCGTCTCGATGTTTACGTTTGCTTCAAAGATAGGTGTAAGCATAGGTGAAGGTGCAGAAAAGATATCTGTAATACCATCATGCTATGATCTAGGACAGGTAAAAAAACTTGCTAAAAATTCTGACACGATGGTGTTTTTAAAAGATGGTAGATACTTTGACAAAGTGATAGATCTATTACGTGAGGCCAAATTCCCTCCTACATCTATATTTGCAGTTGGACAGGATTTAGATACAGAGAATGAAGTTGTAAAAAAGCTCACACTTGGTGAAGTAAACGATGATACACTGACCACAAAATATTTTTCAATAATGGTGGTAAAACGTGCATAA
- a CDS encoding putative membrane protein, giving the protein MAKFKKKKSELTKEPEKIDISSTETPEIAKIPESPKIPKDVPESVVDPTSYRKKLDHLYWLRIILATISGVIATFAFENIEGEERRWASIVFMIIVYMVTILIAKGMKMQLPSSDRKKIVTQAIGSFVFIYLFVWIVTYTLVNMTTGGLDLGLSPLP; this is encoded by the coding sequence TTGGCAAAGTTCAAAAAGAAAAAATCCGAGCTCACAAAAGAACCCGAAAAAATAGACATATCTTCTACAGAAACTCCCGAGATTGCAAAAATACCTGAATCTCCAAAAATACCTAAAGATGTTCCAGAATCTGTGGTGGATCCTACATCATATAGAAAAAAACTTGATCACCTATACTGGCTTCGAATAATTCTTGCGACAATATCTGGCGTCATTGCAACATTTGCATTTGAAAATATAGAAGGTGAAGAACGTAGATGGGCATCCATTGTATTTATGATTATAGTGTATATGGTTACAATTCTAATTGCAAAAGGTATGAAGATGCAGCTTCCTTCATCGGATAGGAAAAAGATCGTAACGCAAGCTATAGGTAGTTTTGTTTTCATCTATCTGTTTGTATGGATAGTAACCTATACATTGGTAAATATGACAACAGGCGGATTAGATCTAGGACTCTCACCATTGCCATAG
- a CDS encoding Asp/Glu/hydantoin racemase yields the protein MTHNEGSRIGIIACFMINWALGRIVIFDSGLGSLSIIRAIKRTTSSHMVYFADQKNFPYGTLSVLHLRKIITERIMMLEERFKPDIVVVGSNTPTLLLERLPGKRTIGVLPPLVAAANATKTGGVAILATHSVSRSPRLLKYIHDSGVVNKDVRISRIDCSSLVNLVESGDFMTNGKKCSHIIRNTLQTKFKKNCIDSATLSSTHLPFLLPILQKEFPNVKFFDPADNVASIVKKRIVPSTYNRLSVYTSSDPKALQTKLAMLGIKHRVSFLA from the coding sequence ATGACCCACAATGAGGGCTCACGCATAGGAATAATTGCCTGTTTTATGATCAATTGGGCGTTGGGCAGAATAGTCATCTTTGATTCTGGACTAGGTTCACTCTCGATAATACGAGCCATAAAAAGAACCACTAGTTCTCATATGGTATATTTTGCAGATCAGAAGAATTTTCCATACGGTACACTCTCTGTTTTGCATCTGCGTAAAATCATAACCGAGCGTATCATGATGTTAGAAGAGAGGTTTAAACCAGATATAGTGGTGGTAGGCTCTAATACTCCCACATTGTTGCTTGAGAGACTTCCAGGCAAAAGAACCATCGGTGTTCTTCCCCCGCTTGTAGCAGCAGCTAATGCCACAAAGACAGGCGGTGTGGCAATTCTTGCAACACACTCTGTTTCACGCAGTCCTCGTCTTTTAAAATACATACATGATTCTGGTGTTGTAAACAAAGACGTAAGAATAAGTAGAATTGATTGCTCTTCTTTGGTAAATCTTGTAGAGTCAGGTGACTTTATGACCAATGGAAAAAAATGTTCACATATCATACGCAATACTTTGCAGACAAAGTTTAAAAAAAACTGTATTGATTCGGCCACACTTTCAAGTACACATTTGCCGTTTTTATTACCAATTCTTCAAAAAGAATTTCCCAATGTTAAATTTTTTGATCCAGCTGATAATGTGGCAAGTATTGTAAAAAAACGTATTGTGCCATCTACTTACAACAGACTCTCAGTGTATACATCATCTGATCCGAAAGCGTTACAAACAAAGCTTGCAATGCTTGGAATCAAGCATCGCGTTTCTTTTTTGGCGTAA
- a CDS encoding Precorrin-4 C11-methyltransferase has product MYFVGCGPGDPDLITVKAKKIIQKAQTVVYSGSLIPPKILKMCRGQMHDASGMIREEINDILSKSALAGKTTVRLHDGDPSIYGAIREQMDLLKKKKISSEIVPGITSFLAAAAALGTQLTLPGITQSIIVTRAENRTKVSEKETVEKLAKHGATMVFYLSVHLLDGIVKQALKGAYKKDTPAAIVYRASWEDEKVIRGTLDTIVSKVRKAKITRTAIIVIGGVVDPKKYEFSKLYDKNFSHGYRRASITPKKKRDA; this is encoded by the coding sequence GTGTATTTTGTGGGCTGCGGTCCAGGCGATCCTGATCTGATCACAGTCAAGGCAAAAAAAATCATACAAAAGGCACAGACGGTGGTATACTCTGGATCATTGATACCTCCTAAAATTCTAAAAATGTGCAGAGGACAGATGCACGATGCATCAGGAATGATACGAGAGGAGATTAACGATATACTCTCAAAGAGTGCGCTTGCAGGAAAAACTACGGTCAGACTGCACGATGGAGACCCATCGATATACGGTGCAATTAGGGAGCAGATGGACTTGCTGAAAAAGAAAAAAATATCCTCAGAGATCGTGCCTGGCATAACCTCGTTTCTTGCAGCAGCTGCAGCACTAGGAACACAGCTTACGCTACCTGGAATAACACAGAGCATTATAGTTACGCGTGCAGAAAATAGAACAAAAGTCTCAGAGAAAGAGACTGTTGAAAAACTGGCAAAACATGGTGCCACGATGGTCTTTTATCTGAGCGTTCATCTGTTGGATGGTATCGTCAAACAGGCACTAAAAGGCGCATACAAAAAAGATACACCTGCAGCGATAGTATACAGAGCAAGCTGGGAAGATGAGAAAGTAATTCGAGGAACTTTGGACACCATTGTATCCAAAGTAAGAAAGGCAAAGATAACTCGTACTGCAATTATCGTTATAGGTGGAGTAGTAGATCCAAAAAAATATGAATTTTCAAAATTGTACGATAAGAACTTTAGTCATGGATACAGACGCGCAAGCATTACGCCAAAAAAGAAACGCGATGCTTGA